A genome region from Myripristis murdjan chromosome 16, fMyrMur1.1, whole genome shotgun sequence includes the following:
- the erfl3 gene encoding ETS domain-containing transcription factor ERF isoform X1: MKTPGESGFAFPDWAYKPESSPGSRQIQLWHFILELLRKEEYHDVIAWQGDYGEFVIKDPDEVARLWGARKCKPQMNYDKLSRALRYYYNKRILHKTKGKRFTYKFNFNKLVLVNYPFIDMGSAASGVPQSAPPVPTGAGTHFRFPPSTPSEVLSPNEDLRSPGGMFSAVARRMARGSVSDCSDGTSVNSEIEEGNGGAGEERGGERGVSGGGGGPGGGGGGYRSIIHPRLSHESLFRMYGGPGNPTGHPASRGPTGHRVHPEPLSPFPVSPLPGPGGAGLLAPPLSPALSMTPSSHLPYTPSPTLSPMLGSHFSFNPEDMKRYLQAHTQSVYNYHLSPRAFLHYPNIVIPQPHRPAADKASLSGERGAAERGERAAAAGGSERGGERHHHPSLAHSAHHHPHPPHSAHPHPHSHSHPIHHPLHLGEEPPHMSPFKFKLQPPPLGRKQREGQGQSNPRQSSLSSGSGSGSLSSTSGLGSSLSFGSDLSSASGSGLISSSSSTQSLNSAGLPKIKVEPISDIESEEEVEVTDISDEDPDERDEEFDLFSPRHSRAPVHHHHLANGKATPPHHPHPDEDLDEDVFKAPAPPPPGLMPFFTTQHTHSNAHRGPPTLKSEPCEPGDGNTPPPQTGLAGAPQTKCIPLKLRFKRRWSEDQRMEASQEESDDKKVRGEEERERERQRNGRMEIEENGTGSGEGDSPPPSGYEGSLATPLASHQRVSAELHRATAQLSLENKDC; encoded by the exons GGTTTGCCTTCCCAGACTGGGCCTACAAGCCCGAGTCGAGCCCCGGCTCCAGACAGATCCAGCTGTGGCACTTCATCCTGGAGCTGCTGAGGAAAGAGGAGTACCATGATGTCATCGCCTGGCAGGGTGACTACGGAGAGTTTGTCATCAAGGACCCAGACGAGGTGGCCCGGCTGTGGGGGGCAAGGAAGTGTAAGCCCCAGATGAACTATGACAAGCTGAGCAGAGCGCTGAG GTACTACTACAACAAGAGGATTTTACATAAGACCAAAGGCAAGAGGTTCACCTACAAATTCAACTTCAATAAGCTGGTTTTGGTCAACTACCCCTTCATCGACATGGGCTCTGCTG CTAGTGGTGTACCTCAGAGCGCCCCTCCTGTCCCCACCGGCGCAGGTACCCACTTCCGCTTCCCTCCCTCGACGCCCTCTGAAGTGCTCTCCCCCAACGAGGACCTGCGCAGCCCTGGAGGCATGTTCAGCGCTGTGGCCCGGCGAATGGCGCGTGGCTCGGTCAGCGACTGCAGTGACGGCACTTCAGTCAACTCTGAGATTGAGGAAGGCAACGGGGGAgcgggagaggaaagagggggagagaggggtgtcagcggaggaggaggagggcctggtggaggaggaggaggctacCGAAGCATCATCCATCCCCGTCTGTCTCATGAATCTCTGTTTCGTATGTACGGAGGGCCAGGCAATCCCACTGGGCACCCAGCATCCCGTGGCCCCACGGGACACAGAGTCCACCCAGAGCCCCTGTCCCCCTTCCCCGTGTCCCCTCTCCCAGGGCCGGGAGGAGCTGGCCTCCTCGCTCCTCCTTTGTCCCCAGCTCTGTCCATGACCCCCTCATCTCACCTCCCCTataccccctcccccaccctgTCCCCCATGCTCGGCTCCCACTTCTCCTTCAACCCAGAGGACATGAAGCGCTACCTGCAGGCCCACACCCAGTCAGTGTACAACTACCACCTCAGTCCCAGAGCGTTCCTCCACTATCCCAACATCGTCATCCCGCAGCCTCACCGGCCTGCCGCAGACAAGGCCAGTCTGTccggagagagaggggcagctgagaggggggagagagcagctgcagcggggggaagtgagaggggaggagagcgGCACCACCACCCGTCTCTGGCTCACTCcgcccaccaccacccccatccTCCACATTctgcccacccccaccctcacagCCATTCCCACCCTATCCACCACCCACTCCACCTGGGTGAGGAGCCTCCGCACATGTCTCCCTTCAAGTTCAAGTTGCAGCCCCCACCGCTGGGCCGGAAGCAGAGGGAAGGGCAGGGCCAGAGCAACCCCCGGCAGAGCTCTCTGTCCTCAGGTTCGGGATCAGGGTCCCTGTCCTCTACCTCTGGCCTGGGCTCCTCACTGTCCTTTGGCAGCGACCTGAGCTCAGCCAGTGGCTCAGGCCTgatctccagctcctcctcaaCGCAGTCACTCAACAGCGCTGGACTGCCCAAGATCAAG GTGGAGCCCATCTCTGATATCGAgtcagaggaagaggtggaggtaACTGACATCAGCGATGAGGATCCTGATGAGCGAGATGAGGAGTTTGACCTCTTCTCCCCCCGCCACTCGAGAGCGCCTGTccatcaccaccacctcgcTAACGGCAAGGCCACGCCGCCACATCACCCACATCCTGATGAGGACCTGGATGAGGACGTCTTCAAAGCCCCGGCTCCACCCCCGCCCGGCCTGATGCCCTTTTTCaccacccagcacacacactccaatgCGCACCGCGGTCCACCCACCCTCAAGAGCGAGCCCTGCGAGCCAGGGGACGGCAACACCCCCCCACCTCAGACAGGCTTGGCAGGAGCTCCACAGACAAAGTGCATCCCCCTCAAGCTGCGCTTCAAGAGGCGCTGGAGCGAAGACCAGCGCATGGAGGCCTCACAGGAGGAGTCAGATGACAAGAAAGtacgaggagaggaggagagagaacgagagaggcagaggaacgGAAGGATGGAAATTGAGGAGAACGGGACAGGCAGTGGAGAGGGGGACAGTCCACCACCGTCAGGGTACGAGGGCTCTTTAGCCACACCTTTGGCCTCGCACCAGAGGGTGAGCGCTGAGCTGCATCGTGCCACTGCACAGCTTTCTCTGGAGAACAAGGACTGCTGA
- the erfl3 gene encoding ETS domain-containing transcription factor ERF isoform X2 codes for MNYDKLSRALRYYYNKRILHKTKGKRFTYKFNFNKLVLVNYPFIDMGSAASGVPQSAPPVPTGAGTHFRFPPSTPSEVLSPNEDLRSPGGMFSAVARRMARGSVSDCSDGTSVNSEIEEGNGGAGEERGGERGVSGGGGGPGGGGGGYRSIIHPRLSHESLFRMYGGPGNPTGHPASRGPTGHRVHPEPLSPFPVSPLPGPGGAGLLAPPLSPALSMTPSSHLPYTPSPTLSPMLGSHFSFNPEDMKRYLQAHTQSVYNYHLSPRAFLHYPNIVIPQPHRPAADKASLSGERGAAERGERAAAAGGSERGGERHHHPSLAHSAHHHPHPPHSAHPHPHSHSHPIHHPLHLGEEPPHMSPFKFKLQPPPLGRKQREGQGQSNPRQSSLSSGSGSGSLSSTSGLGSSLSFGSDLSSASGSGLISSSSSTQSLNSAGLPKIKVEPISDIESEEEVEVTDISDEDPDERDEEFDLFSPRHSRAPVHHHHLANGKATPPHHPHPDEDLDEDVFKAPAPPPPGLMPFFTTQHTHSNAHRGPPTLKSEPCEPGDGNTPPPQTGLAGAPQTKCIPLKLRFKRRWSEDQRMEASQEESDDKKVRGEEERERERQRNGRMEIEENGTGSGEGDSPPPSGYEGSLATPLASHQRVSAELHRATAQLSLENKDC; via the exons ATGAACTATGACAAGCTGAGCAGAGCGCTGAG GTACTACTACAACAAGAGGATTTTACATAAGACCAAAGGCAAGAGGTTCACCTACAAATTCAACTTCAATAAGCTGGTTTTGGTCAACTACCCCTTCATCGACATGGGCTCTGCTG CTAGTGGTGTACCTCAGAGCGCCCCTCCTGTCCCCACCGGCGCAGGTACCCACTTCCGCTTCCCTCCCTCGACGCCCTCTGAAGTGCTCTCCCCCAACGAGGACCTGCGCAGCCCTGGAGGCATGTTCAGCGCTGTGGCCCGGCGAATGGCGCGTGGCTCGGTCAGCGACTGCAGTGACGGCACTTCAGTCAACTCTGAGATTGAGGAAGGCAACGGGGGAgcgggagaggaaagagggggagagaggggtgtcagcggaggaggaggagggcctggtggaggaggaggaggctacCGAAGCATCATCCATCCCCGTCTGTCTCATGAATCTCTGTTTCGTATGTACGGAGGGCCAGGCAATCCCACTGGGCACCCAGCATCCCGTGGCCCCACGGGACACAGAGTCCACCCAGAGCCCCTGTCCCCCTTCCCCGTGTCCCCTCTCCCAGGGCCGGGAGGAGCTGGCCTCCTCGCTCCTCCTTTGTCCCCAGCTCTGTCCATGACCCCCTCATCTCACCTCCCCTataccccctcccccaccctgTCCCCCATGCTCGGCTCCCACTTCTCCTTCAACCCAGAGGACATGAAGCGCTACCTGCAGGCCCACACCCAGTCAGTGTACAACTACCACCTCAGTCCCAGAGCGTTCCTCCACTATCCCAACATCGTCATCCCGCAGCCTCACCGGCCTGCCGCAGACAAGGCCAGTCTGTccggagagagaggggcagctgagaggggggagagagcagctgcagcggggggaagtgagaggggaggagagcgGCACCACCACCCGTCTCTGGCTCACTCcgcccaccaccacccccatccTCCACATTctgcccacccccaccctcacagCCATTCCCACCCTATCCACCACCCACTCCACCTGGGTGAGGAGCCTCCGCACATGTCTCCCTTCAAGTTCAAGTTGCAGCCCCCACCGCTGGGCCGGAAGCAGAGGGAAGGGCAGGGCCAGAGCAACCCCCGGCAGAGCTCTCTGTCCTCAGGTTCGGGATCAGGGTCCCTGTCCTCTACCTCTGGCCTGGGCTCCTCACTGTCCTTTGGCAGCGACCTGAGCTCAGCCAGTGGCTCAGGCCTgatctccagctcctcctcaaCGCAGTCACTCAACAGCGCTGGACTGCCCAAGATCAAG GTGGAGCCCATCTCTGATATCGAgtcagaggaagaggtggaggtaACTGACATCAGCGATGAGGATCCTGATGAGCGAGATGAGGAGTTTGACCTCTTCTCCCCCCGCCACTCGAGAGCGCCTGTccatcaccaccacctcgcTAACGGCAAGGCCACGCCGCCACATCACCCACATCCTGATGAGGACCTGGATGAGGACGTCTTCAAAGCCCCGGCTCCACCCCCGCCCGGCCTGATGCCCTTTTTCaccacccagcacacacactccaatgCGCACCGCGGTCCACCCACCCTCAAGAGCGAGCCCTGCGAGCCAGGGGACGGCAACACCCCCCCACCTCAGACAGGCTTGGCAGGAGCTCCACAGACAAAGTGCATCCCCCTCAAGCTGCGCTTCAAGAGGCGCTGGAGCGAAGACCAGCGCATGGAGGCCTCACAGGAGGAGTCAGATGACAAGAAAGtacgaggagaggaggagagagaacgagagaggcagaggaacgGAAGGATGGAAATTGAGGAGAACGGGACAGGCAGTGGAGAGGGGGACAGTCCACCACCGTCAGGGTACGAGGGCTCTTTAGCCACACCTTTGGCCTCGCACCAGAGGGTGAGCGCTGAGCTGCATCGTGCCACTGCACAGCTTTCTCTGGAGAACAAGGACTGCTGA